The uncultured Dysgonomonas sp. genome contains the following window.
GAAGCCATTTCCTGTTTTCAATATCTTTATTCCTATACACAAAGAATGATAGTACAACGAACAATAATACAAACCAGCCACCAAGATAAACCATGATATGGAATGGCCAATATACTAATGGTATATTCGGTATCAGCTGATCCGGAGTTTCCAGATATCCGTATCCGAAATATGAATAATTAGCCTTCAATGTTTCTTTATATTCATTGGCTGCAGCTTCATTTCCTTCCTTTTTAGCCTTTTTATAATCGGCTAATGCCTGAATAGCGGCTTTTCCTTTTATTTGCTTTTCTGTAAACGAAAGTGCTGTAGAACCGTCTGGTTCTTTATATCCACCTTCAATTATATCTTTTATCCCGGGAACATATGCGTCTAATTCGCCAAAGCTAAGCCATGACAAGCCTTTCGGTATGCTTATGTTTATTAAATACGGATCTACCCCGTCATTATATGACTCTTTTGCCGGATTAGGTATAGCAAAGGCAATAAGCCCCACTCCTTCTCCACCTTCATACAGGCCTTCCATTACGGCCAGTTTCATAGGTTGCTTATCTGCTACCTGCTGAGCCGAACCATGTCCTGTCCATGCAATAAGAAGTGACGACACCAATCCAAATCCTGCTGCAACTCTCATACTCTGTTTCGCAAATTCTGTATCTCTCTTTTTCAGCAAATACCACGCAGCTATTCCGGCTACGAATACGGCACCCAGTATCCAGCCCGAAAGAACCGTGTGGAAGAATTTGTTGATAGCTACAGGAGATAGAGCTATATCCCAAAAACTGATCATCTCGTTACGGGTAGTATCCGGATTGAACTCCATACCTACAGGATATTGCATCCATGCATTTGCTATAAGTATCCATAAGGCAGAAAGTGTTGCCCCTGTAACAGTTAACCATGTCGCTGTCAGGTGAGCTTTTTTACCAACCCGCTTCCATCCGAAGAACATAATAGAAATAAAGGTGGCCTCGAGGAAAAATGCCAAGGTGGCCTCAATGGCCAATGGCGCACCAAAAATATCGCCAACAAACCAGCTGTAGTTAGACCAGTTGGTACCAAACTGAAACTCCATGATAATACCTGTAGCAACCCCTATAGCGAAGTTGATACCAAAAATTACCATCCAGAATTTTGCGGTTTTTTTCCACTGCTCGTTACCTGTACGCACATACATTGTCTCCATGATTGCCATTATCACTCCTAACCCGAGGGTAAGAGGAACAAACAACCAGTGATACATTGCAGTCATAGCAAACTGGGCTCTAGACCAGTCTATTAACGATGTACTTAGTAGTTCCATAAATATTAGTTTTATATTAGTAAATATATGAGGATTTCTATTATTTATTAGTAGAAGTGAAAAACGAAAAGTGAAAAATACTTTTCAGGTTTCATCTATTACTCTCCGTTTTTCACTTTGCATTACCGATATCAATATTCTTTATATTCAAGGCCGAATGTATGAGCTACGGCTTTGTAAACAATATCACCTTTGAGAATGTTCAGTCCTTTCCGTAAATCTTTATGTTGACGGCAAGCTTCTTCCCAGCCTAAGTTGGCAATACTAAGGGCGTACGGGAATGTCGCATTTGTCAGAGCCAAAGTAGAAGTCATAGGCACGGCTCCCGGTATATTTGCAACGCAGTAATGTACTACATCATCAATAACAAATACGGGGTCGAGATGTGTAGTTGGTTTTGAAGTTTCGAAACATCCACCCTGATCTATTGCCACATCGACCAATACTGTTCCTGCCTGCATCGTTTTCAGCAAATCCTTCGATATTACCTGCGGAGCTTTATCTCCGGCAATCAGGACTGCTCCGACAATCAGATCGGCATCTTTACACAACTCCTTGATTGTATGCGCATCCGAGTAGCGGGTAGTTACATTTGCGGGCATAATATCGCTCAGGTAGCGCAAGCGAGGCAAACTCTTATCCAGAATGGTTACTCTGGCTCCGATTCCAGCTGCTATCTTAGCTGACTGCGCACCTACAATACCACCCCCGATTACAATTACATGTGCCGGTTTTACTCCCGGTACTCCTCCTAAGAGAACTCCTTTTCCCAAATGCGGCTTTTCGAGAAAACGTGCTCCCTCCTGAATAGCCATACGACCGGCAACCTCGCTCATAGGTACAAGCAGAGGCAGAGAACGGTCTGGTAATTCAACTGTTTCATAAGCTATACAGATTGCCTTACTTTTTATCATTGCCTTAGTAAGTTCAAGGCTGGATGCAAAATGGAAATAAGTAAATACAATCTGATTTTCCCTTACCAAGTCATATTCCTCTTTTATCGGCTCTTTTACTTTCACAATCATATCTGCGATAGCATAAACCTCTTCGATGCTGGAAAGAATGGTAGCTCCGGCCTCCGTATAGTCCAAATCGGTAAAACCGCTACTTACGCCGGCTCCGTTTTGTACAAACACTTCATGTCCCTCAATAACAAACTCATACACACCTGCCGGTGTAACTGCTACCCGATTTTCAAAAGCTTTCAGCTCTTTAGGAATTCCGATTTTCATAAGAATCTTTTATTTATTAGTTAAAAATATAACTTTATGCTTCTCCTATTGGTCCTGTTATCGGCGGAAGAAATCCGGCCGAATTATCGGCAGATACGGGTCCGTTTTGGGCTTCGAACCTGTTGATATTTTCATTTAACGCATATAGCAAACGCTTGGCATGCTCGGGTGTTAATATTATACGTGATTTTACTTTTGCCTTTGGTAGTCCGGGCAGAATACGAACAAAGTCAATAACAAATTCGGATGAAGAATGGGCTATAATAGCCAGATTTGAATATGTACCCTGAGCTACATCTTCCGGCAACTCTATCTGTATTTGATTGTCCTGTTCATTTCTATTTTCCATAACTTATCTATTATATAAATTCTATTTGACTTACGTCGATTTGCAATCCAAGATTTGGCTCCGGCAATTGTTAATTCATTTCAGAATTTTGTATATCAACACAATACAGATATCTTTTATAAAATCATCTATTGTAAACTATATAAAATCTCCTTTCCGACAGCCCTTCTTACAAAGGAACAGAAATATCGCATAAAATCAAAGGAAAGCGTATATATTTTATAACACAAATATACATATTTTAAAGCTCTCAGGATACCTTAAGGTCATCCTCTCCACCTACGTTATTATCAGGTAAATCTATCGGCATCAACAACGCTTTCTTTCTTTTCTTTTTACTCAGAACTATTATCTGGGAAATAGTGCCAATCAGGCCTAAGCCCAGCATTACAAAGCGCATGGTACCATTGCCAAATACGACAAATGCCGTGAAGAAGATCATACACCACATAATCCCAATAGAAATAGTTAATCCTTTCCAGCTAAACCCGTCGTTGACACGGCGAATATATTTACCTGTCAACTTATGGTCCATTAGTTTCTGATGCAGGCGCGGTGAACTTTTGGCAAATAAGACACCCGTTAGAAGAATAAAAGGAGTCGTAGGCAGACCCGGTGTAACTATACCCAACAAACCAAGACCTAGAGATATAAACCCTAATATTATATATACATATCTCATTTATTGTGCGTGCTTATTTTTTTGAAATCGTTTCCACAACAAAGGAATAAAAAAAGAATGACATTTAATAATTCTATGATAAGTTTAATCTGTTAAATGTTCTCTATATAGTAACACTTAATATGGTTCACATTTTAGATTAATGCAATTTTGACCATATAAGATCAAATCTTTTTTATTTATCTATATATCACCTGAGAGAAAGTGCTCTTTGAAATAGTATAGTAGAAGTTTATTTTGCAATTAAATATCAAAATTGTAAAAACTGAAAATGTGAGAAAGTTGCTACTTCTTAACTCCTGATTTACATTCCCGAATTTCTATAAATATAAAAGCATGGAAAATATTCCATGCTTTTATATTTATTATAATAATTATTATTTACTATTTTTTCAATGTAAAGAAGAACTCCAATCCTCCTTCGGCTCGGTTTTTAACCTGTATCTCTCCCTTATGGAACAGAACAGCATTCTTTACAATAGATAAGCCTAAGCCTGAACCGCCCGTATCGCGTGTGCGCCCTTCGTTAACACGGTAGAAACGTTCGAAAAGCCTTGCCAGGTATTGCTCGTCAACACCCCGCCCTGTATCGCAGAAGCTAAAATACAGATATTCATTATCCTCCATATAGTTTTTGATATTGATCTCTATATGCTGCCCGGCGTAGCTTATCGAATTATCTACAAGGTTGCGGAAGATAGAATAGAGCAGGGTATAATTGCCGTCTATAGTCAGGTCGTCTTTGATGGATACATTTAGCTTTATATCATTAGCTGCCAGTCCGTCAGTTAAATCTATCCTGACTTCATCCACGAGTTGTGCCAGATTCACTTTCTCCAGTTTAAACTGCGCAGGAGCTTCTTCTATTTTACTGATAAGGCTTACATCATCTATCAGGTTCGACAGGCGAATGGTCTGCTGGTGAGCCCTATGAATAAACTGCGCCTGCTTATAGGCTTCCAGTTTCTGAGAGTCCAGTGTCTCAAGATATCCTCGCAGGCTTGTTACAGGAGTTCTCAGTTCATGGGCGATATTGTTTGTCATCTCCTGTTTCAGCAGGCGTGTTTTTTCTGTACGTGTAATGTCTTTTATTGTAATCTCGAAGCTGTCGTCTTCGAAAACAATTGTCTGGATAGAGAAAGTTTTCCCGTTCTTTTTCAGTTGGAACGTATGGAAGTTTTCATCCTTCGTGCGTTTACTGATAAAGGCTATTGCAGGATCGAATACTTCTTCTTTGATAATAGCTTCCAGATTGAAAACAGGCTGGTCTACAATAAAATTGAAATACTGGAAGAAATGTGTATTGGCATATATTTTCTTAAACTCTTTGTCGAAAATACAAATACCTTCATGTGAAAACTGGAAATGCTGTATCAGTTTTTCCCGTTCTACTTCTATTTCGCGCTTACTGTTTTCTTTCTGTTTGAGTATGGTTACCAATTGTTTGCCGATTTCACCCAACTCATCGTCAGGGAATTCTATCTTCTCTGTCAGCGGCTTGTCATCTTTTATCTTTGTAGTCAGAGCTTTTAGCTGTGAAATAGATTTTCCGAATCGTCCTGCTGCATAATTGAGTAAAATCAGTACTATGACAAATATACCGATGACAATATATATAAAGAAATTGTCAGCTTTAAGCATACCTTTTGTCTCTATGGTATATGGCAGGGCTACCCGTACATAGTATTCTTTATAATGCTTGGCGTAATATAAATATTCGTGTTTGGTCGATGCTGACATCCGGATATTGGAACCTGTATTCTGATACAAAGCATTGCGTATTTCGGGACGGTCGAGATGATTGTCCAGTGTACTGATATCCTTAACATCCTTGTCGAAAGTAACTTTTCCTTCCGTATTTATAATACTGATACGGATATCTTCAGGTAATATATAGGCAAGTGTATCTATATGTACCATGTCGCTATCTTTCAACTGACGCATTTCTATATATGTATGTATCATCTCGGCATAATTGTCGAGCCTGTCTTCCAGGGCCTTTGTACGTTGTGCCTTTTCCTCCTTCTGTTCGAATATAATAATAGACACCGTGAATAGTGCAAATATGATAAAGAAGTAGGAGAATATCCGTTGCTTGTAAGTCAGTTTCATAATTATGGCCTCCCCAACCCCTCCGAGGGAGGGGCTATTTTAATGTTTCTATATTTTTTCCTCTTTGCTTTCCTCCCCAGGGGGATAGCAGGAGGGGCTATTTGTTTTGCAAATTAAATGTATATCCATATCCGGTACGGTTTACGATATAATCGCCATAAGTACCAATCTTTTTCCTGAGACGTGCGATGTGTACATCCACGGTTCTTTCCAATACAATGCCGTCGTCCTTCCAGGCCTTATCCAATATATCGGTACGTGAAAATATGCGGCCTGTGTTTTGCACAAGCAATACCAATATATTGAACTCGGTTTTGGTAAGTTCTACTACTTCTTTGTCTACAGAAACGGTTTTCGTATCGAAATCTATCTCCAGATTGTTCACTGTCAGTATATTTTTGTTTGCTGCGCTATTTTGGTTTTCTGTCCTTTTCAGCACACTTCTTACGCGGGCTACAACCTCCTTTATAGAGAACGGTTTGGATATATAATCATCCCCTCCGATAGAAAAGCCTGTCAGCATATCATTTTCAGTATCCTTTGCCGTAAGGAAAATAATAGGAATATTATTTCCGTCTTTTCGTAACTGGTCGGCGAATTTAAATCCTGAGATTCCTCCCATCATCACATCCAGTAATATCAACCGGTGCTTAGGGGTTAACATCTTTGCAGCCTGTTCTGCCGATTCGGCAAGGTCTATATCATAACCCTCATTTTGCAGATTGAATTGCAGGATTTCGCGGATATCCGGCTCATCGTCTACTATCAAAATAGATATATTCTTATTGTTTGTTTCCATGCCTGATATCTTTTCCTTCGGTTAAATAAATAGTGGCCTCAGCAATGTTAGTAGCACTGTCGCCAATGCGTTCGAGGTTGTGAGATATGGAGTTTACATTTATCATATTCTGTATCTCTTTTTTGCTCAGCTTTTTGTCGGCAAAAGTCTCTTGTAAAGATAAGCCTATTTGATGATATAATTCATCAACTTTATCATCATCTTCTATTACCTGGTATGCCATATGACTATCTTCGTTCGAAAAAGAGAATATGGCGTTACGGAGCATTTCGCTTGTATACTGCACCATCTTATGAATGATCTTCTTAATTTCTTCAAAATAAGGAGTGGACAAATCTACTTTTTTCAGAAAATGAATAATATTCAACAGCATATCACCTATGCGTTCCAGATTTGTAGTCAAATCCTGATAGGTTATTATTTTACGCAGGTCGGCAGCAATAGGATTGAACTGAAAAATGGTGAATACCACTTCTTCACGAACTTTTATTTCCAGCCTGTCCATGATTATTTCGTTCGATTCGGCTTCCTCATAAAGTGATTCGATTGTATTGTCATTGAGCAGTTTGGTGGTTATCTGCATCTGTATCATGGCTGTCCGCGACAATAGTTCGAAGTCGTGGAGCAGAAGTTCTAATTGTTTGGCTTTTATATTTGTTGTCATAATTATGATTTGAAAATTAGTAAATTAGCATATTAGCAAATTATTTTTCAATTTTCACATTTGCTAATTTCCGGATTGGCATATTAACTGAATACCCCTGTCAGGTAATCCTCCGTACGCTTGTCTTTCGGCTTGGTAAACATCTGCTTGGTAGTACCATATTCTACCAGTTCACCCAGATACATGAACATCGAATTGTCCGATAAGCGGGCTGCCTGCGACATATTGTGCGTAACGATTACTATTGTATATTCTTTCTTTAGTTCAAATATCAATTCTTCCACTCTGTTGGTCGATATAGGGTCGAGAGCCGAAGTCGGTTCGTCCATCAATAGTAATTCGGGCTTCAAAGCCAGTGCGCGCGCTATGCACAGGCGTTGTTGCTGTCCTCCCGAAAGGAATGTTCCTTTCTTATTCATTGAATCTTTCACCTCATCCCAGAGAGCTACGCTACGGAGGCTGCTTTCTACGACTTCGTCACGTTCTGTTTTGCCCAACTTTATGTTATTTAGTTTATATCCTGCAATAACATTATCATAGATACTCATCGTAGGAAATGGATTCGGACGTTGGAATACCATTCCTGCACGGCGGCGCACTTTCATTGGGTTCATATCGAATATACTCTGTCCTTTTAGCAGTATCTCACCCGTTGTCTTTATGTCGGGATATAATTCATGCATACGGTTTATAGCGCGCAAAAGCGTACTTTTACCGCAGCCCGACGGTCCCATGATGGCTGTAACCGTATTCTCCCTGATACCTGCATTTACCATATTCACCGCATTTTTGCCGGGAGTATATGAAACAGATACATCCTTGAGTTCCAGTATATATTGTTCGTTCAAATTTACTGTATTTTCCATTTTTTTGCTATACTTTTTGCGAAAAGATTAATACCCAATACAAACAAGAGGAGTAGTAAGGATGAAGACCATACCAGATTTGCAAGATTAGGATCGTTGTAAAATTCCCATATCAGTAAGGATATGGCACTTGTAGGACTGGTAGCATCCCAGTTTACGGTAGATGCACCTAAGGCTGTAACCAACAGAGGGGCGGTTTCGCCCATCACACGGGATATGGCCAGTAGCGATCCGGTAAACAACCCGCTAAATGCCGAAGGTAATAATACCCGCAACACAACAGTGGTGTATGAACCGCCCAGTGCCAGTCCGGCTTCTTTTAATGATGTCGGCAGCATCTTTATACTTTCTTCGGTGGAACGTATTATCATCGGCAACATCATTATGGCGAGGGCAATACTACCTGCCAGTGCCGAATAACCCGACATGGGGATAACGATCCATATATAAACTACCACCCCGATGACTATCGACGGTATTCCCTGCAACAAGTCACTGAGGCTGCGCACAAAACTTGCCATCCGTTTTTTCGGGTTTTCGGCAAGGTAGACGCCCACCATTATCCCGATGGGGATAGCTATTACAATTGCAATAGCCAGAATAAGCAATGTACCGGTGATACCATTCAGTATCCCACCCGGTATAGGGCTGTCGCTGATACGGGCGAGCATGGCTTCCATAGAGGTAGGTGCTACTTCCGTAAACAAGCTTAGATTGAACTGTTTATATCCTTTTTTTACTAGTTCCCAGAGGATAAGAAAAAGAGGAATCATTGTGATAGCCGACAAGGTGCAAACAGCGAAGAAGAATATTTTACTCTTCGTCAGCCTGTATTTGGCAGTGGATGTCAATCTCTTTTTCTTTTTCATTTATTTACCATTTTCATGATGTACTTGGCTACAAAATTGATACATGCTGTGATAAGGAACAGCAATAAGCCGATAGCCATTAATGAACTTAATTTCAGTCCACTGGCTTCTCCAAACTGATTGGCGATGATACTTGCCATTGAATTTCCGGTATCTGATATACCGGTAGGTATGTTATTGGTGTTTCCTATCAGCATGGTTACGGCCATTGTTTCTCCCAAGGCACGTCCGAATGCCAATACATAGGAAGCGAATATACCCGACCCTGCAACAGGCAAATTTATGGAGGTTATTACTTCCAGATTGGTAGCACCGAGGCTGTATGCTCCTTCTTTAAGATCGTTAGGCACCATAGCTATGAACTCGGCACTAAGTGATGAAGCATAAGGAATAATCATAATAGCCAGAACGATGGATGATAATAATATACCGAAGCCCTGATCGCTCACACCCATATCAATCAGTATAGGGCGCAGGGTATAAAAACCCCACAACCCATACACGATCGACGGTATTCCTGCAAGCAGGTCTACGACAGAACTTACTATTGTCGATATTTTCTTATTTCTGAAATATTCTCCATTAAACAATGCTACGGAGAGAGAGAAGGGGATGCAAAACAGCAGGGCTAATATAGATGTCATCATTGTACCTGCAATGAAAGGCAGTGCTCCGTATACATCGTTCCGTGAATCCCATTCTGTAGAGGTGATAAAGCCTAATCCAAATTCGGAGAATGCCCCGATACTCTTGCTCACCAGCCCGTATATAACCCCTGCTGTGAGTAATATTATCAGGCAGGCTGCAATGAATAATATGGCTTTAAATATTTTATCTTTCATTTATGTAGAGATTGTAGCCTCCTAAATCCCCCGAGGGGGACTTTGGTAAACCCGAAGTGTAAAATTTGATTTTTTATCAACATATTGTTATTCTTCGCTTTGTAAACCTCCCCTTTGAGGAAGTATGGAGAGACCTTAGTGGGCTGCTCCTTTTGCTACAGACAATTGGTAAGTCTCTATTTTTTTCCCATCGTATGTCATCGATTCGATGATAGCTTTTGTTTTCTCCAATGCTATTGCCGGAAGTGGAGCATAGTGTGTTTTTGTTGCGATATCTTGTCCTTCGGAGCTGATAATGTAGCTCAACAGACCTGCCAAAGCCTTAGCCTGAACTTCAGATCTTGCGTTATAATTTTGCTCTTTATAGGCTATGATCCATGTAAATGTGCTGATTGGATATGCTTCAGGATTTGGAGAATTGGTGATCACTACACGTGTATCGCTTGGTATGTCTACATTAGCAGATGCAGAGATGCTTTTGGTATCAGCAGCGACAAAGTTCCCGGCACTGTTTTGTAATAGGGCCGATGACATATTTAGCGCCAGCGCATATTCAGAGCCTATATATCCTACTGCTCCTTCTGTTTCGGCAATGATACCTGCTACACCCGGATTGCCTTTAGCTGCAATACCGACAGGGAATTTCAACGATTTGCCTTCACCTATCTCTGTTTTCCATGCTTCGTTTACTTTCGACATGTATTCGGAGAATACAGATGTAGTCCCACTGCCATCCGAGCGGTAAACTGCTGTAATACCTTTGTCGGGTAAGTTGAGCGTAGGGTTCAATTCTTTGATCTTTGCATCATTCCATTTGGTAATTTTACCTCTGTAAATGTCTGATATAATATCTGCTGTCAGTTTCAGTTCTTTTACATCTTTCAGATTGTAAGCCAGTACAACTCCACCTAGTGCTGTAGGTATATGTACTATATCTGCACCCATATCTTTAAGCTCTGCATCGGATAAGAATACATCGGTTGCACCGAAGTCTACAGTCTGGTCTTTCAGGCTACGGATACCACCGCCGCTACCGATAGCTCCATAAGTAACAGGGCTACCTATTTTTGCATATTCTTTAAACACTATGTTGTAGAATGGTGCGGGGAATGTAGCCCCGGCTCCGGATAATGCCGATTCCTTCTTTCCGCAGGAACTTAGTGCGATAGCTAATGTGATTGCTGTAAATAATAAAACTTTTTTCATTTCCTTTTGCTTTTAAATTCTGATGCAATATTATTATGTTATTATAACAAACGGACTAAGGATTTGTTACGAAACGGTTAAGATTGGAAACATTCCTTTATAATAATTCCGAGAATGATTTTATGTAGCAGAATATCAATTGAAACAGGCCCCAAGTAACTATATACGCAAGAAAAAAACGCCCATAAAAATGAGCGTTCAAGATTATTTTTGTGTATCAGAAATCTTACAAATTAATCTCTAAGTTTATAAAGAAATACTGTTCTGCTTTACCTCTGTCTGCATTTATATTGCGGAAGTTGGGTGCAATTTTCAATTGTTTCAATGGCCGGAATTCTGCACCTATCATCATAAGTTGACCATCGAGGCTATTCCATGGAGAGGTAAAATTATCAGGATTGGACGAGTCCATCAAATCGTACCGGGCAAATGTCCTCCATTTTGGAGCTACCTTCGCCGATGCATAGACGGAATAACCGTAATAGTCTTTTTTGTCTATAAAACCTTTGTTGTAAACCCTGTTATATTCCACACCTCCCGATATTTTCTTATCCTGATAACCCGCAAAGAGAGACAATGAGTACTGGTCTTTGTATTTAGCGTCTGTTATACCGGTGGGCAAGGCGTCGCGCTGAGTCTCATCATCGTTATATATGTCTGCGTAAACCCTGAGGATAATGTTCTTTATCGGGTGCAAGCTCAATCCTGCTGCATAGCGCATGCTATTGTCCTTCTTTACTTTCTTATATCCTTCTCCATTGGTAAGACTGAAGTCGGCAGAAATATAGTCGTTAAAAGTATATTCTGCAGTGATGCCAAGATCTACGCTGGGAGCCATTTTATTGAGATCCTGAAACGACTTCATCACATAGCGGTGCATAAAATATTTTTCCTGGATGCTGAACTGCATCAGTCCGGTAAGACCTACATTAATATTAAAACCTTTGTCGTTCCAGTTTACAAAAGCATTGCGCAGATGCACTTCAAGCCCGTCGGTAGATGTTTTTCCGGATGCTCCGTCGATAATCACCTGAGCTTGAACTGTCCGGGTGAATTTGTATCCATATCCCAAAAATGCGCGGGTAATGTCGAACCCTTTCTCTTTGTTTACATGTCCGAATCCGGTGCTGTAATCCAAAAATCCTCGGGCTATGATGTTGCCTGATGGTTTGAAAGCTACGGAGTCTTTTTCCTGGGCAAAACAAGGCGTAAGGACTTGTAAGATAATGAGGCTGAAAATAAAATAA
Protein-coding sequences here:
- the pstS gene encoding phosphate ABC transporter substrate-binding protein PstS produces the protein MKKVLLFTAITLAIALSSCGKKESALSGAGATFPAPFYNIVFKEYAKIGSPVTYGAIGSGGGIRSLKDQTVDFGATDVFLSDAELKDMGADIVHIPTALGGVVLAYNLKDVKELKLTADIISDIYRGKITKWNDAKIKELNPTLNLPDKGITAVYRSDGSGTTSVFSEYMSKVNEAWKTEIGEGKSLKFPVGIAAKGNPGVAGIIAETEGAVGYIGSEYALALNMSSALLQNSAGNFVAADTKSISASANVDIPSDTRVVITNSPNPEAYPISTFTWIIAYKEQNYNARSEVQAKALAGLLSYIISSEGQDIATKTHYAPLPAIALEKTKAIIESMTYDGKKIETYQLSVAKGAAH